The Haloplanus salinarum genome includes a region encoding these proteins:
- a CDS encoding class I SAM-dependent methyltransferase, whose protein sequence is MKSNHQHHRNDTDPVSNHPMSVSEIEEWYAEYADRMHRFEWVDRLFIGRYRQAQFGDVDGRLLDVACGIGTNFRYLPDPVELVGIDISPDMLVNAEKRLAKLGMDGTLREMNAQNLEFPDNSFDTVISALSTCTFPDPIAALREMERVCKPDGTIRLVEHGRSDVGAIARFQEWRADAHYAKSGCRWTQEPSEVVKAAGLSVRETTTGLFGTITTFEMTPDRGVER, encoded by the coding sequence ATGAAATCCAACCACCAACACCACAGAAACGATACCGATCCAGTATCGAACCACCCGATGTCGGTCTCGGAGATCGAGGAATGGTACGCTGAGTACGCTGACCGGATGCACCGGTTTGAATGGGTTGACCGTCTCTTCATCGGTCGCTACCGTCAAGCGCAATTTGGAGACGTTGACGGAAGATTGTTGGATGTCGCATGCGGCATCGGAACGAACTTCCGGTATCTGCCCGATCCTGTTGAACTCGTTGGCATCGATATCAGTCCGGACATGCTGGTAAACGCTGAGAAGCGCCTTGCCAAGTTAGGTATGGATGGAACTCTTCGAGAGATGAACGCACAGAATCTCGAATTTCCCGACAACAGTTTCGATACGGTGATCTCCGCACTGTCGACGTGTACGTTCCCCGACCCGATTGCTGCACTACGGGAAATGGAACGAGTCTGCAAACCGGACGGGACGATCCGCCTCGTCGAACACGGTCGGAGTGACGTGGGAGCTATTGCTCGGTTTCAGGAATGGCGCGCTGATGCCCACTACGCGAAAAGTGGCTGTCGCTGGACACAAGAACCGAGCGAGGTCGTCAAAGCAGCAGGACTCTCAGTCAGGGAAACGACAACGGGATTGTTCGGTACGATCACTACCTTCGAGATGACTCCTGACCGGGGTGTTGAACGATGA
- a CDS encoding DUF7562 family protein, with protein MTVSTLLGSNSNQQVTCIACGEKVAREDAREYDKHGDRWSREDKTFEYLCKPCHRDCCHQNRDGLEETLVAADAGRTDHKTFLRQYCELTADNTGLN; from the coding sequence ATGACTGTCTCGACACTGTTGGGGAGCAACTCTAACCAGCAGGTAACGTGTATTGCCTGCGGCGAGAAGGTCGCCCGTGAGGATGCTCGTGAGTACGACAAACACGGCGACCGCTGGAGCCGTGAGGACAAGACGTTTGAGTACCTCTGCAAACCCTGTCACCGGGATTGCTGTCATCAGAACCGAGACGGGCTGGAGGAGACGCTCGTGGCGGCCGACGCCGGCCGAACCGACCACAAGACGTTCCTCAGACAGTACTGCGAACTGACGGCCGACAACACGGGCCTCAACTGA